TCGAGCTCGTTTGTTGTTTAAATGGCATATGACCATCGCGCTGATTGTTAGCAACGACCGTTTTTGGACTATTAATTGGTAATTGCAAGTAGTTTGGGCCAACGCGGTGTCTTTGCGTATCAGAGTATGAGAACAACCGTCCTTGAAGCAAGCGGTCCTCAGAAGGTAGCATTCCAGGTACGAGTACACCAGGATTAAAGCCAACTGATTCTGTTTCAGCAAAAATATTATCAGGGTTGCGATTTAATGTCATCGTGCCAACTAGTTCATATGGGAATACATCTTCAAACCAGTCTTTTGTCGCATCAAGTGGATTGAAATCATAGTTATCCAGGTCTTTTGGATCTAGCACTTGCACATATAAGTCCCACTCAGGATAATCTCCATTTTCAATCGCTTCATATAAATCACGGCTAGCATGATTAAACTCTTTAGCTTGAATTTGCGCAGCTTGTTCTGTTGAAAGATTGACAATTCCAGCTCTTGGAATCCAACGAAGTTTAACATACACTGTTTTCCCTTCATCATTAATCCATTTAAAAGCATGTACACTAGAACCCCGAATTTCGCGATAAGATGCTGGTGTTCCTTCATCACTAAACAAGTATGTAATCATCGTTGTCGCTTCAGGAGTTAAACTAAAGAAATCCCAATAACGATTCCCATCTTGAATATTCGTATGTGGATCTGGCTTCAAGGAATGGATTACATCCGGAAACTTAATTGCATCACGAATAAAGAATACTGGCAAATTGTTCCCAACAAAATCGTAGTTCCCTTCTTCCGTATAAAATTTAACAGAAAAACCACGTGGGTCCCGCAAAGTTTCTGGTGAGTGTTGTCCGTGAATAACCGTTGAGAAGCGTGCAAAAACTTCTGTCTCTGTTCCTTCTTCTTGTAAAAATTGTGCTTTCGTATACTTTTTCATACTCTTCTTCGTTACAAATTTCCCGTGCGCACCAGCACCACGAGCATGCACTACCCGCTCCGGAACACGTTCTCTATCAAAATGCGCCAATTTCTCAATTAACACATAATCTTCTAATAAAGTTGGTCCTTTTAATCCCGCTGTCATCGAATTTTGGTTATCACCGATTGGCACTCCTTGATTTGTTGTTAAGTTCTTTTTATCTGACATATGTACATACCTCCATCAAAATAGTATTTTATTTATAATTATTATTAAATGATACTATTTATATTCTAAAGAACGTTACCCCAAACTTCAACTAAAAGGCTTATAAAAAACAAGCCATTCATTTAGAGTAATGAATGACTTGACCTTTATTCTTCTTCAGCTTTAACTAAAATCTTTTTAACTTTCCGTTCAAAGTCTCGACGCGGAATCATCACGCTATGCCCGCAGCCTTCGCATTTAATTCGAATATCCATTCCCATGCGGATAATCTTAAACCGATTCGTTCCGCAAGGGTGAGGCTTTTTCATTTCTACAATATCATTTAAATCGAAATGCTTTTTCTCCATAAACATCACAACCTATTCATCATCAAACTGAATATCTAAAATTTCTAAAATACGATCTAAATCATCATCAGATAAAAACTCAATTTCAATTTTACCTTTTTTATCCCGACGTTTAATAGATACAGCCGTTCCAAATTTATCTCGTAACTGACTTTCGCTTTCCCGAATAAAAATAGGAACACGCGCTGGTTTTATTGTTTCACGTGAAACATTTTCGTTTAAGTTAGCCACAACATCTTCTAACTGGCGAACTGTTAATCCTTGTGCAACAGCTTTTTTCGCTGTTGGGATGATATTTTTTTTAAGTTTTAGACCTAGTAATACTCGACCATGGCCAGCTGATAACGAGCCATCTCGTAGCATCACTTGGACTTCTTCTGGTAGGGTCAAA
The nucleotide sequence above comes from Listeria ivanovii subsp. londoniensis. Encoded proteins:
- a CDS encoding catalase — protein: MSDKKNLTTNQGVPIGDNQNSMTAGLKGPTLLEDYVLIEKLAHFDRERVPERVVHARGAGAHGKFVTKKSMKKYTKAQFLQEEGTETEVFARFSTVIHGQHSPETLRDPRGFSVKFYTEEGNYDFVGNNLPVFFIRDAIKFPDVIHSLKPDPHTNIQDGNRYWDFFSLTPEATTMITYLFSDEGTPASYREIRGSSVHAFKWINDEGKTVYVKLRWIPRAGIVNLSTEQAAQIQAKEFNHASRDLYEAIENGDYPEWDLYVQVLDPKDLDNYDFNPLDATKDWFEDVFPYELVGTMTLNRNPDNIFAETESVGFNPGVLVPGMLPSEDRLLQGRLFSYSDTQRHRVGPNYLQLPINSPKTVVANNQRDGHMPFKQQTSSINYEPNSYETEPKENPTFIEPEQEIRGDISGRLVAEKPNNFGHAKEVWNRYSDAERAALVKNIVDDWEGVREDIKIRNLRNFYQVEPEFAERVAVGTGINLTEYVADLK
- a CDS encoding DUF951 domain-containing protein; the protein is MFMEKKHFDLNDIVEMKKPHPCGTNRFKIIRMGMDIRIKCEGCGHSVMIPRRDFERKVKKILVKAEEE